One genomic region from Corvus hawaiiensis isolate bCorHaw1 chromosome 21, bCorHaw1.pri.cur, whole genome shotgun sequence encodes:
- the GOLGA2 gene encoding golgin subfamily A member 2 isoform X2, translating to MADGSRQSRLAAAKKKLKEYQQKNSPGATAGTKKKRKTKEGSRPATPTTDDQQPPENIQNILKVLVSDLNRSNGVAIPSLDKRKAYFDSDVATRSAEQLAPDVPVLSNSNSLPSCGSVLPAPESMQLTQMHEAEDHKNALDENRSFSSTEGLRQLSEQLNGLVSQSTSYVNGENAVSSTNIKEMETRYQELAVALDSSNLTNKQLVTKIEELKQQNQEAVNQLEKEKKEFEQKFSKEQAALREQLQVHIQTIGILVSEKSELQTALGHTQQAARQKSGEAESLAARLHSSRQRVSELERTLSSISMQQKQSEKHNKELVKERDNLKLELYKRSKSSEEIKQQNSELSEKVHSLVSQNSAMKLDVEDLQKKLEMAELMIQQFSSQGGSLDANQQLQMALEEKASLETQVAQLSESLHQLQAERDQYVEKLREEGSVWQQRVQQLSEQVHTMAEEKEKHMAKIQELEDNVTELLSTSVKPMDIELPSPPGPTAAELSLQEEIQRLQQEKEELHGQYQAQVCDNEQLSHLNREQEERLLELEKTVQRYSEEAVDRQQILEDMQSDKATISRALSQNRDLKEQLAELQNGFVKLTNENMEVTSALQSEQYVKKELAKKLGQLQENLGELKETLELKTQEARGLQEQRDQCYSHLQQYALAFQQLAAEKDELHKQFLLQTQLMDRLQHEEVQGKVTVEMHLKELQQTKESLEAVARENKELQAQISQLAAEMDGRILHQLEEGDEAVTEEIQKPSLVIPEKFESHEEMVTFVTSAMYQVEQERQDLRKQLAAQKQQRRTLLQQIAALRQEQQHHITLDGGSIMDTVPVEVHEALKTAMDKLQLRFTELMREKADMKERLEELEHRCIQLSGETDTIGEYIALYQSQRAILKQRHQEKEEYISRLAQDKEEMKMKLLELQDLVMRLVRERNEWYSKYVAAAQNPELLASQPEGVLPAERRMELNATDGAGLREVNLSDEAEQEAAVLHQSGFPPVDSKASQPNQEDPTAKQIMQLLREIQNPQERLGSLLENPCIPFFYRADENDEVKIMVV from the exons ATGGCGGACGGCAGCAGGCAGAGCCGGTTGGCCGCGGCCAAGAAGAAG CTGAAGGAATATCAGCAGAAGAACAGCCCTGGAGCAACTGCAGGAACTAAGAAAAAACGCAAAACTAAAGAAGGCAGCAGACCTGCAACTCCCACCACTGATGACCAGCAGCCTCCAGAGAAT ATTCAGAACATTCTGAAGGTGCTGGTGTCAGACCTTAACCGCTCCAATGGGGTAGCCATACCCTCATTGGACAAGAGGAAG GCATACTTTGACAGTGATGTTGCCACTCGTAGTGCTGAACAGCTTGCTCCCGATGTCCCTGTGCTATCTAACAGCAACAGCCTCCCTAGTTGTGGTTCTGTTCTGCCTGCTCCTGAGAGCATGCAGCTGACACAG ATGCATGAAGCTGAGGATCATAAAAATGCTTTGGATGAGAACAG GTCTTTCTCGTCAACAGAGGGTCTCCGTCAGTTGTCTGAACAACTCAATGGCCTGGTTTCCCAG TCTACATCGTATGTGAATggagaaaatgctgtttcttcCACAAATATTAAGGAAATGGAA ACACGTTACCAGGAGCTGGCAGTAGCCCTGGATTCCAGCAATCTAACTAACAAACAGCTCGTTACAAAGATAGAGGAATTG AAACAGCAGAACCAAGAAGCAGTGAATCAGCTGGAGAAG GAAAAGAAGGAGTTTGAACAGAAATTTTCTAAAGAGCAAGCAGCATTGAGGGAACAGTTACAG gTTCATATCCAGACTATTGGAATTCTCGTTTCTGAGAAATCTGAGTTGCAGACAGCCCTTGGCCATACTCAGCAAGCTGCACGGCAGAAATCAG GAGAAGCTGAAAGCCTTGCTGCCCGTTTACATTCGTCTCGCCAGCGGGTCTCGGAGCTGGAGCGCACTTTGTCCTCCATCTCCATGCAGCAAAAGCAGTCAGAGAAG caTAATAAAGAGTTAGTGAAGGAGCGAGACAACCTGAAACTGGAACTGTACAAACGAAG caAAAGTAGTgaggaaataaaacagcagaattCAGAGCTGTCAGAGAAGGTTCACTCTCTGGTGTCCCAGAACTCAGCTATGAAGTTGGATGTGGAAgatttgcagaagaaattggAAATGGCTGAACTGATGATTCAACAG TTCTCAAGCCAGGGAGGGAGTCTGGATGcaaaccagcagctgcagatggctctggaggagaaggcGAGCCTAGAAACCCAGGTAGCTCAG CTCTCAGAGTCACTTCACCAGCTGCAAGCAGAAAGAGATCAGTATGTGGAGAaactgagggaggaggggagcgTTTGGCAGCAGCGGGTgcagcagctctctgagcag GTCCACACAatggcagaggagaaggagaaacaCATGGCCAAAATTCAGGAGCTGGAAGACAATGTTACAGAGCTGTTGAGCACATCAG TGAAGCCCATGGATATCGAGCTTCCCTCACCCCCGGGGCCCACGGCAGCTGAGCTCAGTCTGCAGGAGGAGATCCAacggctgcagcaggagaaggaggagctgCACGGGCAGTACCAGGCCCAGGTCTGTGACAATGAGCAGCTGAGCCACCTCAACCGGGAGCAGGAGGAgcggctgctggagctggaaaagACTGTGCAGCGCTACAGCGAGGAGGCTGTGGACAGGCAGCAGATCCTGGAGGACATGCAGAGTGATAAGGCCACAATCAGTAGGGCACTGAGCCAGAACCGGGAtctgaaggagcagctggctGAGCTGCAGAATGGGTTTGTCAAACTG ACAAATGAAAACATGGAGGTTACAAGTGCCCTACAGTCAGAGCAATACGTAAAGAAAGAGCTGGCCAAGAAGCttgggcagctgcaggagaacCTGGGGGAGCTCAAAGAGACG CTGGAGCTGAAGACACAGGAGGCCCGTGGCCTGCAGGAGCAGCGGGACCAGTGCTACAGCCACCTGCAGCAGTACGCCCTGGCCTTCCAGCAGCTCGCTGCTGAGAAGGATGAACTGCACAAGCAATTCCTGCTTCAGACACAGCTCATGGACCGCCTGCAGCATGAGGAGGTCCAGGGGAAGGTGACAGTGGAAATGCACctgaaagagctgcagcagacCAAG GAAAGTCTAGAAGCTGTAGCCAGAGAGAACAAAGAGCTGCAGGCCCAGATCAGTCAGCTAGCAGCAGAAATGGATGGCAGAATTTTGCACCAACTGGAGG AAGGTGATGAAGCAGTGACTGAAGAAATCCAAAAACCTTCACTTGTGATCCCAGAGAAGTTTGAAAGCCATGAAGAAATG GTTACTTTTGTGACCTCTGCCATGTACCAAGTGGAGCAGGAGCGACAAGATCTGAGGAAGCAGCTGGCTGCTCAGAAGCAGCAGCGCAGAACCCTCCTGCAGCAAATTGCAGCTCTTAGGCAGGAGCAGCAACATCACATCACACTGGATGGAG gctccattatggatactGTTCCAGTGGAGGTTCATGAGGCTTTGAAAACTGCCATGGACAAGCTACAG TTGCGTTTCACAGAGCTGATGCGTGAGAAGGCTGATATGAAGGAGCgtctggaggagctggagcaccGCTGCATCCAGCTGTCTGGAGAGACTGACACCATTG GGGAGTACATTGCACTCTACCAGAGTCAAAGGGCTATCCTCAAACAGCGGCaccaggagaaggaggagtaTATCAGCAGGTTGGCTCAGGATAAGGAAGAGATGAAG ATGAAACTACTGGAACTGCAGGACTTAGTGATGCGCCTGGTCAGGGAAAGAAATGAATGGTACAGCAAGTACGTAGCAGCTGCTCAGAACCCAGAGTTGTTGGCAAGCCAGCCTGAAGGTGTGCTTCCAGCAGAGAGGCGCATGGAGCTGAACGCCACCGATGGAGCAG GGTTACGAGAGGTCAATCTGTCAGATGAAGCAGAACAAGAGGCTGCTGTTCTTCACCAATCCGGTTTCCCCCCTGTTGACAGTAAAGCTTCTCAGCCAAACCAAGAAGACCCCACGGCAAAGCAAATAATGCAGCTTCTCAGAGAAATCCAGAACCCTCAGGAGAGGCTGGGCTCCCTGCTGGAAAACCCGTGCATTCCCTTCTTCTACCGTGCTGATGAGAACGATGAGGTCAAAATCATGGTGGTTTAA
- the GOLGA2 gene encoding golgin subfamily A member 2 isoform X1 produces the protein MADGSRQSRLAAAKKKLKEYQQKNSPGATAGTKKKRKTKEGSRPATPTTDDQQPPENIQNILKVLVSDLNRSNGVAIPSLDKRKAYFDSDVATRSAEQLAPDVPVLSNSNSLPSCGSVLPAPESMQLTQMHEAEDHKNALDENRSFSSTEGLRQLSEQLNGLVSQSTSYVNGENAVSSTNIKEMETRYQELAVALDSSNLTNKQLVTKIEELKQQNQEAVNQLEKEKKEFEQKFSKEQAALREQLQVHIQTIGILVSEKSELQTALGHTQQAARQKSGEAESLAARLHSSRQRVSELERTLSSISMQQKQSEKHNKELVKERDNLKLELYKRSKSSEEIKQQNSELSEKVHSLVSQNSAMKLDVEDLQKKLEMAELMIQQFSSQGGSLDANQQLQMALEEKASLETQVAQLSESLHQLQAERDQYVEKLREEGSVWQQRVQQLSEQVHTMAEEKEKHMAKIQELEDNVTELLSTSAVKPMDIELPSPPGPTAAELSLQEEIQRLQQEKEELHGQYQAQVCDNEQLSHLNREQEERLLELEKTVQRYSEEAVDRQQILEDMQSDKATISRALSQNRDLKEQLAELQNGFVKLTNENMEVTSALQSEQYVKKELAKKLGQLQENLGELKETLELKTQEARGLQEQRDQCYSHLQQYALAFQQLAAEKDELHKQFLLQTQLMDRLQHEEVQGKVTVEMHLKELQQTKESLEAVARENKELQAQISQLAAEMDGRILHQLEEGDEAVTEEIQKPSLVIPEKFESHEEMVTFVTSAMYQVEQERQDLRKQLAAQKQQRRTLLQQIAALRQEQQHHITLDGGSIMDTVPVEVHEALKTAMDKLQLRFTELMREKADMKERLEELEHRCIQLSGETDTIGEYIALYQSQRAILKQRHQEKEEYISRLAQDKEEMKMKLLELQDLVMRLVRERNEWYSKYVAAAQNPELLASQPEGVLPAERRMELNATDGAGLREVNLSDEAEQEAAVLHQSGFPPVDSKASQPNQEDPTAKQIMQLLREIQNPQERLGSLLENPCIPFFYRADENDEVKIMVV, from the exons ATGGCGGACGGCAGCAGGCAGAGCCGGTTGGCCGCGGCCAAGAAGAAG CTGAAGGAATATCAGCAGAAGAACAGCCCTGGAGCAACTGCAGGAACTAAGAAAAAACGCAAAACTAAAGAAGGCAGCAGACCTGCAACTCCCACCACTGATGACCAGCAGCCTCCAGAGAAT ATTCAGAACATTCTGAAGGTGCTGGTGTCAGACCTTAACCGCTCCAATGGGGTAGCCATACCCTCATTGGACAAGAGGAAG GCATACTTTGACAGTGATGTTGCCACTCGTAGTGCTGAACAGCTTGCTCCCGATGTCCCTGTGCTATCTAACAGCAACAGCCTCCCTAGTTGTGGTTCTGTTCTGCCTGCTCCTGAGAGCATGCAGCTGACACAG ATGCATGAAGCTGAGGATCATAAAAATGCTTTGGATGAGAACAG GTCTTTCTCGTCAACAGAGGGTCTCCGTCAGTTGTCTGAACAACTCAATGGCCTGGTTTCCCAG TCTACATCGTATGTGAATggagaaaatgctgtttcttcCACAAATATTAAGGAAATGGAA ACACGTTACCAGGAGCTGGCAGTAGCCCTGGATTCCAGCAATCTAACTAACAAACAGCTCGTTACAAAGATAGAGGAATTG AAACAGCAGAACCAAGAAGCAGTGAATCAGCTGGAGAAG GAAAAGAAGGAGTTTGAACAGAAATTTTCTAAAGAGCAAGCAGCATTGAGGGAACAGTTACAG gTTCATATCCAGACTATTGGAATTCTCGTTTCTGAGAAATCTGAGTTGCAGACAGCCCTTGGCCATACTCAGCAAGCTGCACGGCAGAAATCAG GAGAAGCTGAAAGCCTTGCTGCCCGTTTACATTCGTCTCGCCAGCGGGTCTCGGAGCTGGAGCGCACTTTGTCCTCCATCTCCATGCAGCAAAAGCAGTCAGAGAAG caTAATAAAGAGTTAGTGAAGGAGCGAGACAACCTGAAACTGGAACTGTACAAACGAAG caAAAGTAGTgaggaaataaaacagcagaattCAGAGCTGTCAGAGAAGGTTCACTCTCTGGTGTCCCAGAACTCAGCTATGAAGTTGGATGTGGAAgatttgcagaagaaattggAAATGGCTGAACTGATGATTCAACAG TTCTCAAGCCAGGGAGGGAGTCTGGATGcaaaccagcagctgcagatggctctggaggagaaggcGAGCCTAGAAACCCAGGTAGCTCAG CTCTCAGAGTCACTTCACCAGCTGCAAGCAGAAAGAGATCAGTATGTGGAGAaactgagggaggaggggagcgTTTGGCAGCAGCGGGTgcagcagctctctgagcag GTCCACACAatggcagaggagaaggagaaacaCATGGCCAAAATTCAGGAGCTGGAAGACAATGTTACAGAGCTGTTGAGCACATCAG CAGTGAAGCCCATGGATATCGAGCTTCCCTCACCCCCGGGGCCCACGGCAGCTGAGCTCAGTCTGCAGGAGGAGATCCAacggctgcagcaggagaaggaggagctgCACGGGCAGTACCAGGCCCAGGTCTGTGACAATGAGCAGCTGAGCCACCTCAACCGGGAGCAGGAGGAgcggctgctggagctggaaaagACTGTGCAGCGCTACAGCGAGGAGGCTGTGGACAGGCAGCAGATCCTGGAGGACATGCAGAGTGATAAGGCCACAATCAGTAGGGCACTGAGCCAGAACCGGGAtctgaaggagcagctggctGAGCTGCAGAATGGGTTTGTCAAACTG ACAAATGAAAACATGGAGGTTACAAGTGCCCTACAGTCAGAGCAATACGTAAAGAAAGAGCTGGCCAAGAAGCttgggcagctgcaggagaacCTGGGGGAGCTCAAAGAGACG CTGGAGCTGAAGACACAGGAGGCCCGTGGCCTGCAGGAGCAGCGGGACCAGTGCTACAGCCACCTGCAGCAGTACGCCCTGGCCTTCCAGCAGCTCGCTGCTGAGAAGGATGAACTGCACAAGCAATTCCTGCTTCAGACACAGCTCATGGACCGCCTGCAGCATGAGGAGGTCCAGGGGAAGGTGACAGTGGAAATGCACctgaaagagctgcagcagacCAAG GAAAGTCTAGAAGCTGTAGCCAGAGAGAACAAAGAGCTGCAGGCCCAGATCAGTCAGCTAGCAGCAGAAATGGATGGCAGAATTTTGCACCAACTGGAGG AAGGTGATGAAGCAGTGACTGAAGAAATCCAAAAACCTTCACTTGTGATCCCAGAGAAGTTTGAAAGCCATGAAGAAATG GTTACTTTTGTGACCTCTGCCATGTACCAAGTGGAGCAGGAGCGACAAGATCTGAGGAAGCAGCTGGCTGCTCAGAAGCAGCAGCGCAGAACCCTCCTGCAGCAAATTGCAGCTCTTAGGCAGGAGCAGCAACATCACATCACACTGGATGGAG gctccattatggatactGTTCCAGTGGAGGTTCATGAGGCTTTGAAAACTGCCATGGACAAGCTACAG TTGCGTTTCACAGAGCTGATGCGTGAGAAGGCTGATATGAAGGAGCgtctggaggagctggagcaccGCTGCATCCAGCTGTCTGGAGAGACTGACACCATTG GGGAGTACATTGCACTCTACCAGAGTCAAAGGGCTATCCTCAAACAGCGGCaccaggagaaggaggagtaTATCAGCAGGTTGGCTCAGGATAAGGAAGAGATGAAG ATGAAACTACTGGAACTGCAGGACTTAGTGATGCGCCTGGTCAGGGAAAGAAATGAATGGTACAGCAAGTACGTAGCAGCTGCTCAGAACCCAGAGTTGTTGGCAAGCCAGCCTGAAGGTGTGCTTCCAGCAGAGAGGCGCATGGAGCTGAACGCCACCGATGGAGCAG GGTTACGAGAGGTCAATCTGTCAGATGAAGCAGAACAAGAGGCTGCTGTTCTTCACCAATCCGGTTTCCCCCCTGTTGACAGTAAAGCTTCTCAGCCAAACCAAGAAGACCCCACGGCAAAGCAAATAATGCAGCTTCTCAGAGAAATCCAGAACCCTCAGGAGAGGCTGGGCTCCCTGCTGGAAAACCCGTGCATTCCCTTCTTCTACCGTGCTGATGAGAACGATGAGGTCAAAATCATGGTGGTTTAA